The Acidimicrobiales bacterium genomic interval CCGCATCGATGACGGCCTCGAACCATCGTGCGTCGTGGTGTGCCCCACCCAGGCCATCCGGGTGGGTGACCTCGACGATCCGGACAGCGAGATAAGCCGGCTGCATGCCGACGGCGGCCTGGTTCGGTCGCCGGAGCAGAACACCCGACCCAAGGTGGTCTACAAGGGGGCCTCCTCCTCCTCGTTGGATCCGTTGGCCTCGGCCATCGCCGATGACGGCCTGATCTGGGCCGACACCACCTCCGGCCACTCCACGCCTACGCCGGTAGCTCTGAGCGCCGCGCCCACGAGGGGCGATGGTGAGGCCATGGCCCGGACTACCTACACCACCCAGCATCCACCGGTTTGGGGATCGATGGTGTCGGGCTACCTGGTCACCAAGGCCATCGCGGCCGGGGTGATGCTCATGGCCTCGCTGTTTGTGTTGATGGGTCACGGCGACGAGCAATCGGTGGTCGGGATTGTCCCCCCGGTGGTGGCTGGCGTGTTCCTGGTAGCCACCGGCGTGCTGCTGGTGGGCGACCTCAAGCAGCCGAAGCGGTTCTGGTTCCTACTGA includes:
- the nrfD gene encoding polysulfide reductase NrfD; this encodes RIDDGLEPSCVVVCPTQAIRVGDLDDPDSEISRLHADGGLVRSPEQNTRPKVVYKGASSSSLDPLASAIADDGLIWADTTSGHSTPTPVALSAAPTRGDGEAMARTTYTTQHPPVWGSMVSGYLVTKAIAAGVMLMASLFVLMGHGDEQSVVGIVPPVVAGVFLVATGVLLVGDLKQPKRFWFLL